One part of the Schistocerca piceifrons isolate TAMUIC-IGC-003096 chromosome 7, iqSchPice1.1, whole genome shotgun sequence genome encodes these proteins:
- the LOC124804713 gene encoding uncharacterized protein LOC124804713 isoform X1 codes for MCSSNSNVFSGGEVMQNYDLGRKDFVYMKEMDEIFEKKTNIYPEILLDGANVVAEAATTNQPSDQAVPGPSGYSTKDSASTSTPPHKKLKLKSRTVRDFQEERSNYLQERLEMERERQKKRDEREKERLQLKRENLELKREWMEVNRSLLNATLEHNMLLRKYFEARMSSLTKFHF; via the exons ATGTGCAGCAGCAACAGTAATGTTTTTTCTGGGGGCGAGGTGATGCAAA ACTACGATCTAGGTCGGAAAGATTTCGTGTATATGAAGGAAATGGACGAAATTTTCGAAAAAAAGACCAACATTTACCCGGAGATTTTGCTTGATGGTGCAA ACGTTGTGGCGGAGGCAGCGACCACCAACCAACCAAGCGACCAGGCTGTTCCAGGTCCATCGGGATACTCGACGAAG GACTCTGCAAGTACATCCACCCCTCCTCACAAGAAGCTTAAACTGAAGAGTCGCACAGTAAGAGATTTCCAAGAAGAGAGGAGCAATTATTTACAGGAGAGGCTTGAGATGGAGCGGGAAAGACAGAAAAAGAGAgacgagagggagaaagagaggctCCAGTTGAAACGGGAAAACTTGGAACTGAAACGTGAATGGATGGAAGTTAATCGTTCTTTGCTGAATGCAACGTTGGAGCATAATATGCTCCTCAGGAAGTATTTTGAGGCTCGGATGAGTTctcttacaaaatttcatttttaa
- the LOC124804713 gene encoding uncharacterized protein LOC124804713 isoform X2 → MVQTLWRRQRPPTNQATRLFQVHRDTRRSVFFPVLNYFHRWDSASTSTPPHKKLKLKSRTVRDFQEERSNYLQERLEMERERQKKRDEREKERLQLKRENLELKREWMEVNRSLLNATLEHNMLLRKYFEARMSSLTKFHF, encoded by the exons ATGGTGCAA ACGTTGTGGCGGAGGCAGCGACCACCAACCAACCAAGCGACCAGGCTGTTCCAGGTCCATCGGGATACTCGACGAAG TGTCTTCTTTCCTGTACTAAATTATTTTCATCGCTGG GACTCTGCAAGTACATCCACCCCTCCTCACAAGAAGCTTAAACTGAAGAGTCGCACAGTAAGAGATTTCCAAGAAGAGAGGAGCAATTATTTACAGGAGAGGCTTGAGATGGAGCGGGAAAGACAGAAAAAGAGAgacgagagggagaaagagaggctCCAGTTGAAACGGGAAAACTTGGAACTGAAACGTGAATGGATGGAAGTTAATCGTTCTTTGCTGAATGCAACGTTGGAGCATAATATGCTCCTCAGGAAGTATTTTGAGGCTCGGATGAGTTctcttacaaaatttcatttttaa
- the LOC124804713 gene encoding uncharacterized protein LOC124804713 isoform X6, with translation MCSSNSNVFSGGEVMQNYDLGRKDFVYMKEMDEIFEKKTNIYPEILLDGANVVAEAATTNQPSDQAVPGPSGYSTKCLLSCTKLFSSLG, from the exons ATGTGCAGCAGCAACAGTAATGTTTTTTCTGGGGGCGAGGTGATGCAAA ACTACGATCTAGGTCGGAAAGATTTCGTGTATATGAAGGAAATGGACGAAATTTTCGAAAAAAAGACCAACATTTACCCGGAGATTTTGCTTGATGGTGCAA ACGTTGTGGCGGAGGCAGCGACCACCAACCAACCAAGCGACCAGGCTGTTCCAGGTCCATCGGGATACTCGACGAAG TGTCTTCTTTCCTGTACTAAATTATTTTCATCGCTGG